A single genomic interval of Legionella israelensis harbors:
- a CDS encoding putative inorganic carbon transporter subunit DabA has protein sequence MNTQEAIKVTESRQQETIDFKINNNQIEIQALVQNCAQFITPVWPLETFIACNPLHGFESMPFEEAIICSEALLKKSSDNERLKAVNLQMIKWCGAFLDAGQGTINLPHSEKGFYFGFLKLAPFDKQLHQNQKDLKDWLSALPESAELAIKRCLDDLHVTKGEHESFIKETFFHLPGWAGFVKWRSERKSDTDTESKPVNLTDFLAVRLIITRLLWPEAAQKKK, from the coding sequence ATGAATACTCAAGAAGCTATAAAAGTCACTGAGTCTCGACAACAAGAAACGATAGACTTTAAAATAAACAATAACCAAATAGAAATTCAAGCCTTAGTACAAAATTGTGCTCAATTCATTACACCCGTTTGGCCTTTAGAAACATTTATCGCCTGTAATCCTCTGCATGGATTTGAGTCAATGCCGTTCGAGGAAGCAATTATATGCAGTGAGGCTTTGTTAAAGAAATCATCCGATAACGAGCGATTGAAAGCAGTTAATCTGCAAATGATTAAGTGGTGCGGCGCTTTTCTTGATGCTGGCCAGGGCACTATCAATTTACCACATTCTGAAAAAGGATTTTACTTCGGTTTTTTGAAACTGGCGCCTTTTGACAAACAGCTTCATCAGAATCAAAAAGACCTGAAAGATTGGTTGTCAGCTTTACCGGAAAGCGCAGAGCTTGCTATCAAACGCTGCCTAGATGATTTACACGTTACTAAAGGCGAGCATGAATCGTTTATCAAGGAAACCTTTTTTCATTTACCTGGTTGGGCTGGATTTGTTAAGTGGCGAAGTGAAAGGAAAAGTGATACTGATACAGAATCAAAACCAGTAAACTTAACAGATTTTTTGGCCGTTAGGTTAATTATTACTCGTTTATTATGGCCTGAGGCGGCTCAAAAAAAAAAGTAA
- a CDS encoding putative inorganic carbon transporter subunit DabA — protein MKRKEDDYRQNLLQALLPELEKAIPRNNRPDAQLVFCIDVRSEPYRRAIESQGNYETLGFAGFFGLPIRVKDYHSGKIKDSCPVLLKPRFNIEEKPLSSCIDEHQKIKRFYDALKIIYQQLKYNFSTPFALAESLGVWCGITMLLKSITSSSHFTNALSKIINSTIATEPCCDVNTHDLKQGITLNEQIVYADIILRLMGLTENFAKIIVLCGHGSSTQNNPYASALDCGACGANHGGVNAKLLAQILNKHAVRQKLQEKGIHIPSDTIFFGAEHDTTTDSVNIYHNDRNPSNYPELLDQLINDLEKAKSKNHIERGQNLNGFNTPETIERRSIDWSETRPEWGLARNAAFIIAPRYLTENTNLKGRCFLHSYRWEQDKDGSLLETILTAPMVVAQWINTQYLFSTIDNTLYGSGSKITHNVIGKIGVMQGNGSDLMHGLPLQSVMLDDKTAYHSPQRLLTIVYAHRMIVRDVINKQTILKTLFFNDWVHLVVIDPIDNLPYKLSTDGEWNLAF, from the coding sequence TTGAAAAGAAAAGAAGATGATTACAGGCAAAATCTCTTACAAGCGCTTTTGCCTGAATTAGAAAAAGCAATACCTAGAAATAACAGGCCCGATGCACAATTAGTTTTTTGTATTGATGTTCGCTCTGAACCTTACCGTAGAGCCATTGAATCACAAGGGAATTATGAAACTTTGGGGTTTGCAGGATTTTTCGGATTGCCTATTCGGGTTAAAGATTATCACAGTGGCAAAATTAAAGACTCCTGCCCGGTCTTATTAAAGCCGCGTTTTAATATTGAAGAAAAGCCGCTTTCTTCATGTATTGATGAGCATCAAAAAATCAAACGTTTTTATGATGCTCTAAAAATCATTTATCAGCAATTGAAATATAATTTTTCTACTCCTTTTGCACTGGCAGAATCATTAGGAGTCTGGTGCGGAATCACCATGCTTTTGAAATCGATAACCTCCTCATCTCATTTCACAAACGCATTGTCAAAAATCATTAATTCAACGATTGCAACCGAACCCTGTTGCGATGTTAATACACATGACCTGAAGCAAGGTATCACTTTAAATGAACAAATAGTTTACGCTGATATTATTTTAAGACTAATGGGGCTAACGGAAAATTTTGCAAAAATTATTGTTCTTTGTGGCCATGGAAGTTCTACTCAAAATAACCCCTATGCCTCTGCACTTGACTGCGGAGCCTGCGGTGCCAATCATGGAGGTGTCAACGCAAAATTGCTGGCCCAAATCCTCAATAAACACGCTGTTCGTCAAAAACTTCAGGAAAAAGGAATTCATATTCCGTCCGATACAATTTTTTTTGGCGCCGAACATGACACCACCACCGACTCGGTGAATATTTATCATAATGATAGGAATCCATCCAATTATCCTGAGCTTTTAGATCAATTAATAAACGATTTAGAAAAGGCGAAATCAAAAAATCATATCGAGCGTGGACAAAATTTAAATGGTTTTAATACACCGGAAACAATTGAGCGTAGAAGTATTGACTGGTCAGAAACAAGACCCGAGTGGGGACTTGCAAGAAATGCTGCTTTTATTATCGCTCCACGATATTTAACGGAAAATACTAACCTCAAGGGACGTTGTTTTTTACATTCCTACCGTTGGGAGCAAGATAAAGACGGTTCTTTGTTAGAGACTATATTAACTGCCCCAATGGTTGTTGCACAATGGATAAATACTCAATATTTGTTTTCAACTATCGATAATACCCTGTATGGAAGCGGCAGTAAAATTACTCATAATGTCATCGGTAAAATTGGGGTTATGCAAGGTAACGGCAGTGATCTCATGCATGGATTACCGCTACAGTCAGTCATGTTAGATGATAAAACAGCTTATCATTCCCCACAGCGCTTATTAACGATTGTGTATGCACATCGAATGATAGTTAGAGATGTTATTAACAAGCAAACCATTTTAAAAACCTTATTTTTTAATGATTGGGTACACTTGGTGGTGATCGACCCGATCGACAATTTACCTTATAAACTGAGCACCGATGGTGAATGGAATTTAGCTTTTTAA
- a CDS encoding DUF190 domain-containing protein codes for MSVIKVQDKNDLVIKLHPVKKIEVIVYGEHEHMVVSMMKEAKVQGYTLIRNISGQGHHGFHEGKIFFNDKASLVMFIAVASESAISTIALGLKTLFQKNSGVMFVSDVSVTRIDYFS; via the coding sequence ATGAGTGTAATCAAAGTTCAGGATAAAAATGATTTAGTCATCAAACTTCATCCTGTAAAAAAAATTGAAGTGATTGTTTATGGCGAACATGAACATATGGTGGTTTCGATGATGAAAGAAGCGAAGGTTCAAGGATACACCTTGATCCGAAATATATCAGGCCAAGGGCACCACGGTTTCCATGAGGGAAAAATATTTTTCAACGACAAAGCATCGCTAGTTATGTTTATAGCGGTAGCTTCGGAAAGCGCAATATCTACAATCGCTCTCGGTTTAAAAACATTGTTTCAAAAAAACTCAGGGGTAATGTTTGTTTCAGATGTCTCTGTCACAAGGATTGATTATTTTTCATAA
- a CDS encoding SDR family oxidoreductase, with the protein MKPSFFIFGFGYTARALAQKLVLQDIKVVGTTRQHSKKITHPTAITLIDFEAQDIEFYLSQCTHVLISIPPIQNVGDPVLSNYADLIKQYASNIGWLGYLSSTGVYGDHLGNWVDEKSICKPHTLSGVLRLEAEQEWLSHAKENQLPLHIFRLAAIYGPGRNALERIHLGKQYSIFKEGQVFSRIHVDDIVSVLLASINSIHPLSIYNVADDEPEASHIVDAYAASLLQRLPLSLVRFEKATMSPMERQFYSCNRRVSNLKIKNELHVVLQYPSFREGLTQIWRNNFE; encoded by the coding sequence ATGAAGCCTTCTTTTTTTATTTTTGGTTTTGGCTACACGGCGCGTGCTTTGGCTCAGAAGCTTGTATTGCAGGATATTAAAGTCGTTGGGACGACGCGTCAGCATAGCAAAAAGATTACTCATCCTACAGCCATTACACTTATCGATTTTGAAGCTCAAGATATAGAATTTTATCTTAGTCAATGCACACACGTATTAATTAGTATTCCTCCCATACAAAATGTTGGAGATCCCGTTTTATCAAATTATGCAGATTTGATTAAGCAATATGCTTCTAATATCGGATGGCTAGGTTATCTTTCTTCTACGGGTGTGTATGGTGATCATCTAGGTAATTGGGTCGATGAAAAGAGCATTTGTAAGCCACATACTTTATCTGGAGTTTTACGTTTAGAAGCAGAACAAGAATGGCTTTCCCATGCAAAAGAAAACCAACTGCCACTGCATATTTTTAGGCTTGCAGCTATTTATGGGCCAGGAAGAAATGCGCTTGAACGCATTCATTTAGGCAAGCAATACAGTATCTTTAAAGAAGGGCAGGTATTTTCTCGGATACATGTGGATGATATTGTGTCCGTGCTTCTTGCTTCAATAAACTCTATTCATCCCTTATCAATATACAACGTAGCGGATGATGAGCCAGAAGCGTCTCATATTGTTGATGCTTATGCGGCTAGTTTGCTTCAGCGTTTACCATTATCTTTAGTTCGGTTTGAAAAAGCCACGATGTCACCGATGGAAAGGCAATTTTATTCATGTAATCGTCGGGTGTCTAACTTGAAAATAAAAAATGAGCTTCATGTTGTTTTGCAGTATCCCAGTTTTCGTGAGGGATTAACTCAGATATGGAGAAATAATTTTGAATAA